Genomic window (Jeotgalibaca ciconiae):
AAGATTCGAATGAAATCGAAGAAGAAATAGATTTATTAAGAAATAAATTAATTCAACTCTCAAGAGAAGTGCAAGAACTCAGCAGCACTCCTAAAATGGTTGGTACTGAGACTAAAGAAGAAATATTGGAACAGGAACGTCATCGGATCGCTCGAGAACTTCATGATTCAGTAAGCCAGCAATTATTTGCGGCGATGATGATGTTGTCAGCCGTGAATGAAAAATCAGCAACGTTACCTGACAATATACAGAAATCATTGCATTTGATTGAATCAATTGTTAACGAATCACAATCTGAAATGCGAGCGCTGCTTCTACATTTACGTCCTGTTAAGTTAGAAGGAAAAACATTAAAAAAAGGAATCGAGCAATTATTAAATGAACTTCGAACAAAAATTCAAATAAAGATAAAATGGGAAATTATGCCCATTGACACTATTCCAGGAATAGAAGATCATTTATTCCGAATTGTTCAAGAATTATTATCGAACACATTACGTCATGCAAAAGCAAAAACGTTGGAAGTTTACCTGACGCAAAATACGCAAGAAATTAGTTTAAGGATTTTCGATGATGGAATTGGTTTTGATACTTCGGTAAAAAAAACAGGGAGTTACGGATTAGTGAATATACAAGAACGGGTAAACGGTCTTGGAGGAACATGTAAAATAATTAGTTTTCCGTCTCAAGGAACGATTGTGGAGCTTCGGATTCCTAATACCATGAATGAATAAGAAGGTTGTGAAAATGTATGATACGTGTATTGATTGTAGATGATCATGAAATGGTACGGCTTGGATATTCTGCCTACCTGTCGATTCAAGATGATATTGAAGTGGTAGGAGAAGGAGAAGACGGGAAAATCGGCTACGAAATGGCTCTGGATCTCCGTCCGGATATCATTTTAATGGATCTAGTGATGAATGTAATGGACGGAATCGAGTCAACAAAAACAATTTTAAAGGAATGGCCAGAAGCGAAAATTATCATTGTAACAAGTTTTATTGATGATGAAAAAGTTTACCCTGCTCTGGAAGCGGGCGCTGCCGGTTATATGTTGAAAACTTCTTCTGCACATGAAATTGCGGATGCCATTCGCTCAACTTACCAAGGTGAGCGTGTCTTGGAACCTGAAGTGACTGATAAAATGTTAGAAAGATTGACGAAAAAGACGGAACATCATTTGCATGAAGATTTAACTTCCAGAGAAATGGAAGTCTTACTTTTAGTAGCAGAAGGGTATTCGAACCAAGAGATTGCTGATCAACTATTTATTACTTTAAAGACGGTTAAGACTCATGTTTCCAATATTTTATCCAAGTTAGAAGTGGACGACCGTACGCAAGCCACGATTTATGCATTCAAACACCAATTAATAAAGTGATTTTTTATATTCTGTTATTATTTTTTTAAAAAACTGTTTTGTTTAAGTAATTCCTTTATATTAATATTTTTGATTATTTCAAGCTGTAAGATTGATACAGAATTGACTGCTGTGTTATGATGATGATAGTAAGGATAATTGAGAGGAGGCGTCGGAAGAAGTCAATCCGACAAAATGCATATGGAAATTAAAATCACGGAAAAAGCACAAAAATGGTTTGAAGAAGAACTCGGTCTATCGGATGGAAATGGCGTTCGGTTTTTAGGGAAGATTTATGGGGAAAGTCAAATTCACGAAGGATTCTCGGTTGGGATTGAAGTCGCAAAACCAGGAAATATAATTGCGGAAACGACAGTAAATCATATTCCTTATTTTATTGATGCAAATGATGAATGGTTCTTCGCTGGTTATAACTTAGAAGTAGGATTTGATGAGAAACATCAAGAACCAGAATATATATTTCATGAAATAAAAGAGTAATAATAAGCTCAAAAAAACTCCTGATGAACTGCCATATAAAAGCAGTTTATCAGGAGTTTTTTTGTAGACTATAGGCCAAGTCGGACTTGTTCGCTTTTTACGTAGACTAGGGAATTATGAGTTCAGCCATCAATGTCTAGCTCTCAAGTCCTGACCTAGTGAAAAAAAGATAAATTTGACCCATTGCGCGCTTTGCTGCTCATTCAGGGCCAAATTTCCTATTTTTTCATAGGCCAAGTCGGACTTGTTCGCTTTTTACGTTTATAACGGCATAATCACTGGTACAATCATTGGACGACGTTCAGTCTTTTCAAATAAAAATGGTTGAACAACATCGATGATTGCGTCTTTGATACGCTTTTCATTGACTTTACCGTCACTACCAAGA
Coding sequences:
- a CDS encoding response regulator transcription factor; translation: MIRVLIVDDHEMVRLGYSAYLSIQDDIEVVGEGEDGKIGYEMALDLRPDIILMDLVMNVMDGIESTKTILKEWPEAKIIIVTSFIDDEKVYPALEAGAAGYMLKTSSAHEIADAIRSTYQGERVLEPEVTDKMLERLTKKTEHHLHEDLTSREMEVLLLVAEGYSNQEIADQLFITLKTVKTHVSNILSKLEVDDRTQATIYAFKHQLIK
- a CDS encoding HesB/YadR/YfhF family protein — protein: MHMEIKITEKAQKWFEEELGLSDGNGVRFLGKIYGESQIHEGFSVGIEVAKPGNIIAETTVNHIPYFIDANDEWFFAGYNLEVGFDEKHQEPEYIFHEIKE
- a CDS encoding sensor histidine kinase, with the translated sequence MRKKAFLTLFFIIFSVLLVTVFATLFSIRPLLNFSELWDINNFFKVPMILLMGVFIIVFSLIFSWLIQYNLFKIEKRIVHKLNLLNHGNYNLEDAGEEANTSLFLKEDSNEIEEEIDLLRNKLIQLSREVQELSSTPKMVGTETKEEILEQERHRIARELHDSVSQQLFAAMMMLSAVNEKSATLPDNIQKSLHLIESIVNESQSEMRALLLHLRPVKLEGKTLKKGIEQLLNELRTKIQIKIKWEIMPIDTIPGIEDHLFRIVQELLSNTLRHAKAKTLEVYLTQNTQEISLRIFDDGIGFDTSVKKTGSYGLVNIQERVNGLGGTCKIISFPSQGTIVELRIPNTMNE